A stretch of the Brevundimonas sp. MF30-B genome encodes the following:
- a CDS encoding ABC transporter ATP-binding protein, which translates to MLSIRNLVHVYPNGTRALDDVSLEVPTGMFGLLGPNGAGKSTLMRSIATLQTPTSGEMTFGEIDVIKQPEELRRTLGYLPQDFGVYPRVSAYDMLDHMAVLKGIADGKDRKATVESLLNQVNLWPVRKKALAGFSGGMRQRFGIAQALIGQPRLIIVDEPTAGLDPEERNRFLNLLAEIGESVVVILSTHIVEDVADLCPRMAVLADGKIRLEGAPSELLGQMQGRVWKKTIDKADLPEHRVQYEVISTRLFAGRTVIHVLSDAKPGPGFEPVSGGLEDVYFSTLSASRRAA; encoded by the coding sequence ATGCTTTCGATCCGGAATCTGGTCCACGTCTATCCCAACGGCACGCGCGCCCTGGACGACGTAAGCCTGGAGGTGCCGACGGGCATGTTCGGTCTGCTGGGGCCGAACGGCGCGGGCAAGTCGACGCTGATGCGGTCGATCGCGACCTTGCAGACGCCGACGTCGGGCGAGATGACCTTCGGCGAGATCGACGTTATCAAACAGCCCGAAGAGCTGCGCCGCACCCTGGGCTATCTGCCCCAGGACTTCGGCGTCTATCCGCGCGTCTCGGCCTACGACATGCTGGACCATATGGCGGTGCTGAAGGGCATTGCTGACGGCAAGGATCGCAAGGCCACCGTCGAGAGCCTGCTGAACCAGGTCAACCTGTGGCCCGTCCGCAAGAAGGCCCTGGCGGGTTTCTCGGGCGGGATGCGCCAGCGGTTCGGCATCGCCCAGGCTCTGATCGGCCAGCCCCGGCTGATCATCGTCGACGAGCCCACCGCCGGTCTGGACCCGGAAGAGCGCAACCGCTTCCTGAACCTGTTGGCCGAGATCGGCGAGAGCGTGGTGGTCATCCTGTCGACTCACATCGTCGAGGACGTGGCTGATCTGTGCCCGCGCATGGCGGTGCTGGCCGACGGCAAGATTCGCCTGGAAGGCGCGCCGTCCGAACTGCTCGGTCAGATGCAGGGCCGGGTGTGGAAGAAGACCATCGACAAGGCCGACCTGCCGGAACACCGGGTCCAGTACGAGGTCATCTCCACGCGCCTGTTCGCCGGGCGTACGGTGATCCACGTGCTGTCCGATGCCAAACCGGGACCAGGGTTCGAGCCCGTCTCGGGCGGCCTGGAGGACGTCTACTTCTCGACCCTGTCGGCCTCGCGCCGCGCCGCCTGA